A window from Megasphaera vaginalis (ex Bordigoni et al. 2020) encodes these proteins:
- a CDS encoding M20 metallopeptidase family protein → MTVKKDKLRELVEKYAERIRVLRRTIHAHPETSNEEYQTAALLAAEMKELGLDVKTGIGGNGLIGTLHGRKPGRTVALRADMDALSISEATELPFASRHAGKMHACGHDGHMSILMGAAHVLNELRDTFDGDIIFVCQPAEENSPHGGAKSIVASGVLDGIDAIYGLHVWPTLPTGQIGVKAGPLMAASDRLTVTIRGKASHAAMPHKGIDAVVAACRFVSAAQDSISRKINPLAPAVLTFGKITGGTRYNIMADEVVIEGTCRTYDKETQAVIEGHLQNLIRGFDTIYGTESELAYEKGYGAVVNSAEQAAFAAAVAAERFGEEALPAITEPAMTAEDFSGYLEVYDGAFFWLGATAPGAVVYPLHNERFSLDEDCLPVGVEMLSALALAALKK, encoded by the coding sequence ATGACGGTAAAAAAAGATAAGTTACGGGAATTAGTAGAAAAATATGCAGAGCGGATTCGCGTCCTGCGACGTACGATCCACGCTCACCCGGAAACATCGAATGAAGAGTATCAGACGGCGGCGCTCCTGGCGGCGGAAATGAAAGAACTCGGCCTCGACGTCAAAACCGGCATCGGCGGCAACGGCCTGATCGGTACGCTGCACGGCAGAAAACCGGGACGAACGGTCGCCTTGCGAGCCGATATGGACGCCCTGTCGATCAGCGAAGCGACGGAACTTCCCTTTGCCTCACGCCATGCCGGCAAAATGCACGCCTGCGGCCATGACGGCCACATGAGCATTCTCATGGGCGCGGCCCATGTCCTCAACGAATTGCGCGACACCTTTGACGGCGACATCATTTTCGTCTGCCAGCCGGCTGAAGAAAATTCGCCGCACGGCGGCGCCAAAAGCATCGTCGCCTCCGGCGTCCTCGACGGCATCGACGCCATCTACGGACTCCATGTCTGGCCGACGCTGCCGACTGGCCAAATCGGCGTCAAAGCCGGCCCTCTCATGGCCGCATCCGACCGCCTGACCGTGACCATCCGCGGCAAAGCCAGTCATGCCGCCATGCCGCACAAGGGAATCGACGCCGTCGTCGCCGCCTGCCGCTTCGTCTCCGCCGCGCAAGACAGCATCAGCCGCAAGATCAATCCCCTGGCGCCGGCAGTACTCACGTTCGGTAAAATCACCGGCGGCACGCGCTACAATATCATGGCCGACGAAGTCGTCATCGAAGGTACCTGCCGGACCTATGACAAGGAAACACAAGCCGTGATTGAAGGACATTTGCAGAACCTGATCCGAGGCTTCGACACGATCTACGGAACCGAAAGCGAGCTAGCTTACGAAAAAGGCTACGGCGCCGTCGTCAACAGTGCGGAACAGGCGGCCTTCGCCGCCGCCGTCGCCGCCGAACGCTTCGGCGAAGAAGCGTTGCCGGCAATCACCGAGCCGGCCATGACGGCAGAAGATTTTTCCGGTTATCTGGAAGTGTATGACGGCGCCTTTTTCTGGCTCGGCGCGACGGCTCCCGGCGCCGTCGTATACCCGCTGCACAACGAGCGCTTCAGTCTCGACGAAGACTGTCTGCCCGTCGGCGTCGAAATGCTGTCGGCTCTGGCCTTGGCGGCTTTAAAAAAGTAA
- a CDS encoding aminopeptidase: MKSYDKKNNVWARFSETERVQMEEYSKNYRLFLDTARTERLANREIIGQAESAGFRPFDRFTELHAGDKVYWNQKDKSVILAVIGTEPIEKGMKIVGSHIDCPRLDLKAVPVVEQNRIVYFKTHYYGGILKYQWVCRPLSLSGVVYTADGGKIDISIGDAPDDPVFYINDLLPHLGKDQAAKKLNEAIEGEMLMPIVGINGTEEKTKPAILALLKEKYGIEEEDFASAELEIIPAQKSRDVGLDRSMIMAHGHDDRVCSYANLAAILDAGAGARTQVALFADKEEIGSVGNTGVQSSYFLDFTAELLALQGRQESLYLRRALRRSEVLSADVCAALDPVFPAAYEEDNAARLGGGICLCKYTGARGKAGSNDANAEFLAKVRQIFNAAGVPWQTGELGKVDQGGGGTIAYIMADWGCDVVDCGVAMLSMHAPLELVAKADAYSAYLAYKAFFESK; this comes from the coding sequence ATGAAGAGCTATGATAAAAAAAATAACGTTTGGGCCCGTTTTTCTGAAACAGAGCGGGTTCAGATGGAAGAATACAGTAAAAATTACCGTCTTTTCCTGGATACGGCGCGGACGGAGCGGCTGGCCAACAGGGAGATTATCGGCCAGGCGGAAAGCGCCGGGTTCCGGCCTTTTGACCGTTTTACGGAGCTTCACGCCGGTGATAAGGTTTACTGGAACCAGAAAGACAAATCGGTCATTCTGGCCGTGATCGGCACGGAGCCCATCGAAAAGGGCATGAAGATCGTCGGTTCCCATATCGACTGCCCCAGGCTGGATCTTAAAGCGGTTCCCGTCGTCGAACAGAACCGGATCGTTTATTTCAAAACCCACTATTACGGCGGTATTTTAAAGTACCAATGGGTCTGCCGGCCGTTAAGTCTCAGCGGCGTCGTTTATACGGCCGACGGCGGCAAGATCGACATTTCCATCGGTGACGCGCCGGACGATCCCGTTTTTTATATTAACGACTTGTTACCTCACCTCGGCAAGGATCAGGCGGCCAAAAAATTGAATGAGGCTATTGAGGGCGAAATGCTGATGCCTATTGTCGGCATCAACGGCACGGAGGAAAAGACAAAGCCGGCGATTTTGGCGCTGTTGAAAGAAAAGTACGGCATTGAAGAAGAGGATTTTGCCAGTGCCGAACTGGAAATCATTCCCGCCCAGAAGAGCCGTGACGTGGGCCTTGACCGTTCGATGATCATGGCCCACGGTCATGATGACCGCGTTTGCTCTTATGCCAATCTGGCGGCCATCCTTGATGCCGGAGCCGGTGCGAGGACGCAGGTCGCCCTTTTTGCCGACAAAGAAGAAATCGGTTCCGTCGGCAATACGGGCGTTCAGTCTTCGTATTTTCTCGACTTTACGGCAGAGCTTTTGGCGCTGCAGGGGCGGCAAGAGTCTCTTTATCTGCGCCGCGCGCTGCGTCGCAGCGAAGTTCTTTCGGCTGATGTCTGCGCCGCCCTCGATCCCGTTTTTCCGGCGGCGTATGAAGAAGACAATGCGGCCAGGCTGGGCGGCGGGATCTGCCTCTGCAAATACACGGGGGCTCGCGGCAAGGCCGGCAGCAACGACGCCAACGCCGAATTTTTAGCGAAAGTCCGGCAGATTTTCAATGCCGCCGGCGTGCCTTGGCAGACCGGCGAGCTCGGCAAGGTGGACCAGGGCGGCGGCGGAACGATCGCCTATATTATGGCCGACTGGGGTTGTGACGTCGTCGACTGCGGCGTAGCGATGCTCAGCATGCATGCCCCGCTCGAACTTGTGGCCAAAGCCGATGCGTACAGCGCCTATTTGGCATATAAAGCGTTTTTTGAAAGCAAGTGA
- a CDS encoding HAMP domain-containing sensor histidine kinase → MKDIAEDCALLEDMGVRVLIEKEGRLVYASPGAAALQRGENGTSSQAAWQDEDFTFRYTAKNNPIRIIAAGTVREGEFLGLTGKRIRQGAEVIFIIIIGLAIIQIIAVGIYLSRLLSDQILNPLAALQDATVEICRGNLNQPLPAAAQDEIGAVCKDFEQMRLKLLEAQQRQETYEENRKIMIAGISHDLATPLTSLKGYASGILDGIAKTEEKRRHYVEKIVQSACTLEKLVESLSVFSKLDLGQTAFCLVPVSLRDYFADYVGERREALAEKGLLLSLRNTDESVTVQIDRVQFERLVDNILSNSLKYKQAEFVHVEIALTCKGEDVVLTFADDGAGVAAEELPALFDTFYRTDAARSNVAKGSGLGLAIVRQITEAMGGRVRAERSVAGGLAIVVVLPLEKGEA, encoded by the coding sequence TTGAAAGATATAGCGGAGGACTGCGCCTTACTGGAAGATATGGGTGTTCGCGTGTTAATCGAGAAAGAAGGACGGCTCGTTTATGCTTCGCCGGGAGCGGCGGCTCTGCAACGCGGCGAAAACGGGACGTCGTCGCAGGCTGCCTGGCAGGATGAAGACTTTACGTTCCGCTATACCGCCAAAAATAACCCTATCCGCATAATCGCCGCCGGAACCGTCAGAGAAGGGGAATTTCTGGGTCTCACGGGAAAGCGGATCCGACAGGGCGCCGAAGTGATCTTTATCATTATTATCGGGCTGGCTATTATCCAGATCATCGCTGTCGGAATCTATTTGTCGCGCCTTTTGTCGGACCAGATTCTGAATCCGTTGGCGGCGTTGCAGGATGCGACGGTGGAAATCTGTCGCGGCAATTTGAACCAGCCTTTGCCGGCAGCCGCACAAGATGAGATCGGCGCCGTTTGCAAAGATTTTGAGCAAATGCGGCTGAAGCTTCTGGAAGCGCAGCAGCGGCAGGAGACATACGAGGAAAACCGCAAGATCATGATCGCCGGCATTTCTCATGACCTAGCGACGCCGCTGACGAGTTTGAAAGGGTATGCCAGCGGTATACTGGACGGTATTGCGAAAACGGAGGAAAAGCGCCGCCATTATGTGGAAAAAATCGTGCAAAGTGCCTGCACGTTAGAAAAATTGGTAGAAAGCTTGTCGGTCTTTTCCAAACTCGATTTGGGGCAGACGGCTTTTTGTCTCGTGCCGGTATCGCTGCGAGACTATTTTGCCGACTATGTCGGCGAGCGGCGGGAGGCGCTGGCGGAAAAGGGGCTCCTGTTATCGCTGCGAAATACGGATGAAAGCGTGACAGTACAGATTGACAGAGTACAATTCGAACGGCTTGTCGATAATATTTTATCGAACAGTTTGAAATATAAGCAGGCGGAATTCGTTCACGTAGAGATTGCCTTGACCTGCAAGGGAGAAGACGTCGTTCTGACCTTTGCCGATGACGGCGCCGGCGTCGCGGCGGAAGAATTGCCGGCGCTGTTCGACACGTTCTATCGAACCGATGCGGCGCGCAGCAACGTTGCCAAAGGCAGCGGCCTGGGACTGGCTATTGTCCGGCAGATTACGGAAGCCATGGGCGGCAGAGTCCGGGCGGAACGGTCCGTTGCAGGAGGGCTGGCGATTGTCGTTGTTCTGCCGCTGGAGAAGGGGGAAGCATAG
- a CDS encoding response regulator transcription factor, translating into MKILIVEDDSNIFELERDYLEANGFTVAHAVNGEEGLRQALDSSVSLVILDIMLPGLDGFHICRELRKERDIPVIIVSARREEIDKVRGRGLGADDYMVKPFSPGEMVARVKAHLGRYERLTKAVPEQQVISVRGLEIQPDAYRVFRDGEEIRLTHKEFELLLFMAKNAGIVFSKDRLFEKIWGFDAAGDNATVMVHVNRLREKIEPNPQEPIYIQTVWGAGYRFAL; encoded by the coding sequence ATGAAGATTTTGATCGTAGAAGACGACAGTAATATTTTTGAATTGGAACGGGACTATCTGGAGGCCAACGGTTTTACGGTCGCTCATGCCGTTAACGGGGAAGAAGGCTTGCGGCAGGCGCTGGACAGCAGCGTTTCCCTCGTCATCCTGGACATCATGCTGCCCGGACTTGACGGGTTTCATATTTGCCGCGAATTGCGCAAAGAACGGGATATTCCCGTCATCATCGTCTCCGCCAGGCGGGAAGAGATCGATAAGGTTCGCGGCCGGGGACTGGGCGCCGATGACTATATGGTGAAGCCTTTCAGCCCCGGCGAGATGGTTGCCAGGGTCAAAGCGCACTTGGGACGGTACGAACGCCTGACAAAAGCCGTACCCGAACAGCAGGTGATCAGCGTCAGAGGGTTGGAAATACAGCCCGATGCCTATCGGGTCTTTCGGGACGGAGAGGAGATCAGATTGACGCATAAAGAGTTCGAACTCCTGCTTTTCATGGCGAAAAATGCCGGTATCGTTTTCAGCAAAGACCGCCTGTTCGAGAAGATCTGGGGCTTTGATGCCGCCGGCGACAATGCGACGGTCATGGTACATGTCAATCGCCTTCGGGAGAAGATCGAGCCGAATCCGCAGGAACCGATATACATTCAGACCGTGTGGGGCGCAGGCTATCGATTTGCCCTTTAA
- a CDS encoding phosphatase PAP2 family protein produces MEMIQLADTQILFWIQNHLVYSQLTPVMIGVSYLEYLWVAIGIGLILRPATRRLGYILFAALIGSVIIGPGVLKHLVMRVRPCFVYPDVMTAVQVASASDYSFPSGHSLASFASAAVLYAGLGRRYGIAALITAGAVAFSRLYLFVHYPTDVLAGAVLGVSIGSVVWQVSKRLGNRFRQLFTVQQGRIRHE; encoded by the coding sequence ATGGAAATGATTCAATTGGCAGATACGCAGATATTGTTCTGGATACAGAACCATCTCGTATATTCGCAGCTGACGCCGGTCATGATCGGCGTCAGCTACCTGGAGTACCTTTGGGTAGCGATCGGGATCGGACTGATCCTGCGTCCGGCTACGCGCCGTCTCGGCTATATTCTTTTTGCCGCGCTGATCGGCAGCGTCATTATCGGGCCGGGGGTGTTGAAGCATCTGGTCATGCGCGTCAGGCCTTGTTTCGTCTATCCTGATGTGATGACGGCGGTGCAGGTCGCGAGCGCGTCGGACTATTCGTTTCCGTCCGGTCATTCGTTGGCTTCTTTTGCCTCGGCTGCCGTCTTATACGCCGGCCTGGGGCGGCGCTATGGCATTGCGGCGTTGATAACGGCCGGCGCTGTGGCCTTTTCCCGCCTTTATCTGTTTGTGCATTATCCGACAGATGTTTTGGCCGGCGCCGTCTTGGGAGTCAGCATCGGCAGTGTCGTCTGGCAGGTTTCGAAGCGCCTCGGCAACCGTTTTCGGCAGCTGTTTACGGTACAGCAAGGGAGGATTCGTCATGAGTGA
- a CDS encoding class I SAM-dependent methyltransferase: MSERFQFFKKFLQAPRKIGSLTLSSRYLTEKMFQDVPWQELRTVVELGAGTGVFTQYIAAHKTGQCRVVVIEQDDVMRRQLMRTYPDFLYGKEAASLPEILRYYGLTDADCIISGLPFAVFGEEEREAVLQAVDHSLAAGGLFVAYQYSTQMYRRFHRVFPSVRLSFTLHNLPPAVIYTCRSFHPLTV, from the coding sequence ATGAGTGAGCGATTTCAGTTCTTTAAAAAGTTTTTGCAGGCGCCGCGTAAAATCGGCAGCTTGACGCTGAGTTCCCGGTATTTGACGGAAAAGATGTTCCAAGACGTACCGTGGCAAGAATTGCGCACTGTCGTTGAACTGGGGGCGGGGACCGGTGTGTTTACGCAGTATATAGCGGCTCATAAGACCGGACAATGCCGTGTCGTCGTCATTGAGCAGGACGATGTTATGCGGCGGCAGCTGATGCGGACGTATCCGGATTTCCTTTATGGAAAGGAAGCGGCGTCGCTGCCGGAGATTCTGCGATACTACGGGCTGACAGATGCGGATTGCATCATTTCGGGACTGCCCTTTGCCGTATTCGGAGAAGAAGAGCGGGAAGCGGTGCTGCAGGCTGTAGATCATTCCCTTGCCGCCGGCGGGCTCTTTGTCGCCTATCAATATTCCACGCAGATGTATCGCCGGTTTCACCGTGTTTTTCCGTCTGTACGCCTTTCCTTTACCTTACATAATTTGCCGCCTGCCGTTATTTACACGTGTCGGTCCTTCCACCCGCTTACGGTTTGA
- a CDS encoding response regulator transcription factor, with translation MNEKILIIEDDSDIANIEKDYLAMNNYDVTIVTNGDAGISAAINGAYDLILLDVMLPGPDGFKVCRALRDVIDIPIVMVTAKREDIDKIRGLGFGADDYIEKPFSPTVLVAKVKSHLAQYARLKGAAAHAKTVIRFGAVELHRDTHAVFVDGIEKNLPNKEFSLLEFLMLNADVVFSRDTLYDRIWGMDSLGNTATVPVHINRIREAIEADPANPVHILTIWGVGYKFKP, from the coding sequence ATGAACGAAAAAATTCTGATTATTGAAGATGATTCAGATATTGCCAATATTGAAAAAGATTATCTGGCCATGAACAACTACGACGTCACCATCGTTACTAACGGCGACGCCGGCATCAGCGCCGCGATAAACGGCGCCTACGACTTGATTCTCCTTGACGTCATGCTGCCCGGACCGGACGGCTTCAAGGTCTGCCGGGCTCTGCGCGATGTAATCGACATTCCCATCGTCATGGTCACGGCGAAGCGGGAAGATATCGATAAAATTCGCGGTCTCGGCTTCGGCGCCGACGATTATATCGAAAAACCGTTTTCACCGACCGTCCTCGTGGCCAAGGTAAAATCCCATCTGGCTCAATACGCCCGTCTGAAAGGCGCGGCGGCGCATGCCAAAACGGTCATCCGCTTCGGCGCCGTGGAATTGCACCGGGACACGCATGCCGTCTTCGTCGACGGCATCGAAAAAAACTTGCCGAACAAGGAATTCTCCCTGCTGGAATTCTTAATGCTCAACGCCGACGTCGTCTTTAGCCGCGACACGCTTTACGATCGCATCTGGGGTATGGACTCTCTCGGCAATACCGCCACCGTACCGGTTCATATCAACCGGATCCGCGAAGCCATCGAAGCGGATCCGGCCAATCCGGTCCACATCCTGACGATCTGGGGTGTCGGTTATAAATTCAAACCGTAA
- a CDS encoding sensor histidine kinase: MTIKKRLILSHLLVFIVPILMTVVVLVTIAAGLWKFSQSNNHVAVESTPQFNYISQAVHHILLRAMEGDPSQEENMTWLLHILEPKQSYILATKDGRPFYTYGDKTLHPLTAHIAGKAAAATGKKEVYTETTPTTCYYYETGTITGSPYTLCMVSKQMLYSTDRAIENATRQGLWVILISFVLILLLTIIFLSHFIMRHILPPLQKLQDGAEEIKNGNLQVQLHHTAHDEFEKPLAMFNVMTAALHHSLEAQTAAESARKELLASISHDLRTPLTSIKAYVEGLLDHVARTPEQQERYLQTIRRKADDMDRMLDQLFMFSKLDLPTFGTELQPLALSQVVTGLLEANEAEWRQKGAVIETVLDPTARIDGDAALLERILTNLIANSINYKTADTVHIVITTAVTDAAATLSVTDDGPGVAVEDLPKLSALFFRTNRARSDVAKGSGLGLSIVTKAAAKMRGHTQFAAVQPHGLAVSITFPQKEAVRK; encoded by the coding sequence ATGACGATCAAAAAACGACTCATCTTGTCCCATCTGCTGGTGTTCATCGTACCGATCCTGATGACAGTCGTCGTCCTGGTAACGATCGCCGCAGGGCTCTGGAAATTCTCGCAAAGCAATAATCACGTCGCCGTGGAATCGACGCCGCAATTCAATTATATTTCTCAGGCAGTGCATCACATCTTGCTCCGCGCAATGGAAGGCGACCCGTCGCAAGAGGAAAATATGACGTGGCTGCTGCATATTCTCGAACCGAAGCAGTCGTATATCCTTGCGACTAAAGACGGCCGGCCCTTTTATACGTACGGCGACAAAACGCTGCACCCTTTAACGGCGCATATTGCCGGCAAGGCGGCGGCAGCGACGGGTAAGAAAGAAGTATATACGGAAACGACACCGACGACATGCTATTACTATGAAACGGGCACGATAACCGGCAGCCCTTATACGCTCTGTATGGTCAGCAAACAGATGCTCTACAGTACGGACCGCGCCATAGAGAACGCGACGCGGCAAGGCCTTTGGGTCATTTTGATCTCCTTCGTGCTGATTTTGCTGCTGACCATTATTTTCCTGTCTCACTTTATCATGCGCCACATCCTGCCGCCGCTGCAAAAGTTACAAGACGGCGCCGAAGAAATCAAAAACGGCAATTTACAGGTACAGCTTCATCATACGGCGCATGATGAATTCGAAAAGCCCCTCGCCATGTTCAATGTCATGACCGCCGCACTGCATCATTCTCTGGAAGCGCAGACCGCGGCGGAGTCGGCCAGGAAGGAACTGCTCGCCAGCATCTCTCACGATCTCCGCACGCCGCTGACATCCATCAAGGCTTACGTCGAAGGGCTCCTCGACCACGTCGCCCGGACACCGGAACAGCAGGAACGGTATTTGCAGACGATCAGGCGGAAAGCCGACGACATGGACCGCATGCTGGATCAACTCTTCATGTTTTCGAAGCTTGACCTGCCTACATTCGGAACGGAGCTTCAGCCGCTGGCGCTAAGCCAGGTCGTCACAGGGCTCCTGGAAGCAAACGAAGCGGAATGGCGACAAAAAGGAGCCGTCATCGAAACGGTCCTCGATCCGACTGCGCGCATTGACGGCGACGCCGCGCTCTTGGAACGGATCCTCACAAATCTGATCGCCAACAGCATCAACTATAAAACGGCGGATACGGTACACATCGTCATCACCACCGCGGTCACAGACGCTGCGGCAACGCTTTCCGTCACCGACGACGGCCCCGGCGTCGCCGTCGAAGACCTGCCCAAGCTGTCGGCCCTGTTTTTCCGAACGAACAGGGCCCGCAGCGACGTTGCCAAAGGCAGCGGCCTCGGTCTTTCCATCGTCACCAAGGCCGCCGCCAAAATGCGGGGCCACACGCAGTTTGCCGCCGTACAGCCACACGGCCTCGCCGTTTCAATTACCTTTCCGCAAAAGGAGGCGGTCCGTAAATGA
- a CDS encoding acetyl-CoA hydrolase/transferase family protein codes for MDFHAEYRQKLVTAEEAVKAVKSGDWVDYSQCCSFPESLDAALARRRDELTDVKIRHAISTKKVQVVENDREHQAFTYNLWHCSGLDRSYLDKGLAYHAPMLFRNCGSYYTRGTAPVDVAMVTVAPMDKNGNFNYGLTNCCQQELLDAAQTIIVEVNRNMPVISGIANDHIHISDVDYVVESDVPLATLPNRAPSEIDQQIAAHIFPYLHDGMTLQLGIGGMPNALGALIAASDLKDLGMHTELMSDGYLELYKAGKITNKKKVLNRHKGVFSICMGTPELYAFLDCNQAILSAPMAFVNNPAVIAELDDFISINSCIAMDLYGQICSESSGTRQISGTGGQLDFVTGAYAAEHGRAFLAMPSMYVDKKGVRHSNILPYFTQGDVITTPRTQAPYMVTEYGIAELNGLATWQRAEKIISLAHPDFREELIKAAEAQRIWRKSNKR; via the coding sequence ATGGATTTCCATGCAGAATACAGGCAAAAACTGGTCACCGCCGAAGAAGCCGTAAAGGCCGTCAAATCCGGTGACTGGGTCGATTACAGCCAGTGCTGTTCCTTTCCCGAAAGTCTCGACGCCGCGCTGGCCCGGCGCCGCGATGAATTGACGGACGTCAAGATCCGCCACGCTATTTCGACCAAAAAAGTACAGGTCGTCGAAAACGATCGTGAGCATCAGGCCTTCACGTACAACCTCTGGCACTGCTCCGGCCTGGATCGCTCCTATCTGGACAAGGGCTTGGCCTATCACGCGCCGATGCTTTTCCGCAACTGCGGCTCCTATTATACGCGCGGCACGGCTCCCGTCGATGTCGCCATGGTCACCGTCGCGCCGATGGATAAGAACGGCAATTTCAATTACGGCCTGACCAACTGCTGCCAGCAGGAATTGCTTGACGCGGCGCAGACGATCATCGTCGAAGTCAATCGGAACATGCCCGTCATCAGCGGCATCGCCAATGACCACATCCATATTAGCGATGTCGATTACGTCGTCGAGAGCGACGTGCCGCTGGCCACGCTGCCGAACCGCGCGCCCAGCGAAATCGATCAGCAGATCGCCGCACATATCTTCCCTTATTTGCACGACGGCATGACTTTACAGCTCGGCATCGGCGGCATGCCCAATGCCCTGGGCGCTCTTATTGCCGCATCGGATCTGAAAGACCTGGGCATGCACACGGAACTGATGAGCGACGGCTATCTGGAACTCTACAAAGCCGGCAAGATCACGAACAAAAAGAAAGTGCTCAACCGCCATAAAGGCGTCTTCTCCATCTGTATGGGAACGCCTGAGCTGTATGCGTTCCTCGACTGCAATCAGGCGATTCTGTCGGCGCCGATGGCGTTCGTCAACAATCCCGCCGTCATCGCCGAACTCGACGACTTTATCTCCATTAACAGTTGCATCGCCATGGATCTGTACGGACAGATCTGTTCCGAATCTTCCGGCACGCGGCAGATCAGCGGTACAGGCGGACAGCTTGACTTTGTTACCGGCGCCTATGCCGCGGAACACGGTCGGGCCTTCCTGGCCATGCCGTCCATGTACGTCGACAAAAAAGGCGTTCGCCATTCCAACATTTTGCCGTACTTTACGCAAGGCGATGTTATTACGACGCCGCGAACCCAGGCGCCATACATGGTAACGGAGTACGGCATTGCCGAACTCAACGGACTGGCGACGTGGCAACGGGCGGAGAAAATTATTTCTCTGGCTCATCCCGACTTCCGCGAAGAGCTGATCAAGGCCGCCGAAGCCCAGCGAATCTGGCGGAAGAGCAATAAAAGATAG
- a CDS encoding pyridoxal phosphate-dependent aminotransferase, with the protein MASQEMYRLGSQSSVIRELFTYGQEQAAKVGAENVFDFSIGNPTVPAPEDVRQAIIDIVSSRPSVAVHGYTAAAGDTAVRKGLADYMNKTYDARVSADNFYMTCGAAASLTITLKALVESPDDEVIVIAPFFPEYTAFIANAGAKTVIIPPDTDRFQISLDLLEKAITPQTRAIIINSPNNPSGVVYASETYEALSVLLTKKSKEVGHPIYVIADEPYREIIYDGLPILYVPKYYSNTIICYSYSKSISLPGERIGYILVPDCAADSKAVYTAVCGAGRSMGFVCAPHLFQDVVLRCLGRTSDISIYDGNRRLLYNGLKEMGYDCVYPGGAFYLFVKSPEADANSFSAKAKALNLLIVPADSFGCPGYVRISYCVDPEMIKRSLPVFQKLMDSYR; encoded by the coding sequence ATGGCTTCACAAGAAATGTACCGGCTCGGTTCGCAAAGTTCCGTGATCCGTGAACTCTTCACTTACGGCCAGGAACAGGCCGCCAAAGTAGGCGCGGAAAACGTCTTCGACTTCAGCATCGGCAACCCGACGGTACCGGCGCCGGAAGACGTTCGCCAGGCGATCATCGACATCGTCTCTTCCCGTCCGTCCGTCGCCGTTCACGGGTATACGGCGGCAGCCGGCGACACAGCCGTCCGCAAAGGGCTGGCAGACTATATGAACAAGACCTACGACGCGCGCGTATCAGCCGATAATTTCTACATGACCTGCGGCGCCGCCGCCTCGCTGACGATTACGCTGAAAGCCCTGGTCGAATCGCCCGACGACGAAGTCATCGTCATCGCGCCGTTCTTCCCGGAATATACGGCATTCATCGCCAACGCCGGCGCCAAGACAGTCATCATTCCGCCCGACACCGACCGATTCCAGATTTCTCTCGACTTGCTGGAAAAGGCGATTACCCCGCAGACGCGGGCGATTATCATCAACTCGCCGAACAATCCGTCAGGCGTCGTTTACGCTTCGGAAACGTACGAAGCGCTGAGCGTCCTGCTGACCAAAAAATCGAAAGAAGTCGGCCATCCCATTTACGTGATCGCCGACGAACCGTACAGAGAAATTATTTACGACGGCCTGCCCATCCTCTACGTGCCCAAGTATTACAGCAACACGATCATCTGCTATTCTTACAGCAAATCGATCTCCCTGCCGGGCGAACGCATCGGCTATATCCTGGTTCCCGATTGTGCCGCCGACAGCAAAGCCGTTTACACGGCAGTCTGCGGCGCCGGACGCTCGATGGGCTTCGTCTGCGCGCCTCATCTCTTCCAGGATGTCGTCTTGCGGTGCCTGGGCCGGACCTCGGATATCTCCATTTACGACGGCAATCGCCGTCTTCTTTACAACGGTTTGAAGGAAATGGGCTATGACTGCGTTTACCCCGGCGGCGCCTTTTATCTCTTCGTGAAATCGCCGGAAGCCGACGCCAACAGCTTCTCCGCAAAGGCGAAAGCCTTGAATCTCCTGATCGTTCCGGCCGACAGCTTCGGCTGCCCCGGCTATGTCCGCATTTCCTACTGCGTCGACCCGGAAATGATCAAACGGTCGCTGCCGGTATTCCAAAAGCTGATGGACAGCTACCGTTGA